A window of Nonomuraea angiospora genomic DNA:
CTATGGGCGCGACAAGGTGACGGTTCGCCGCTGGCTGCGTGATGCGGGGGTGGAGTTGCGTGGACCTGGGCGACCCCGGAAGCGGGCCGCGTCGGGGTCTGATCGCGGACAGACGGGGTAAGTCCCGGACGCTGGCGCACACCGCGCAGGGCGTGGCTGGCGGGCGCGGGCTGTCGTGGGGTCGCGCCGGGCATGCGACGGCCTTTCGGGTGGGTCGGGGCGTCGGCGGGTGTCGGTGCGGTTCGATGGGCGCGGCGAGGGCGGGCCTGCCGGACGGCGAGGGCGAGCACGGCGCGTCAGCGCCGCGCGCAGTCCCGATGCCGGTCCGGCCGGCGCGTCCCGTGGCCGAGTCCATCCGGGCGGGCAACCGGGGTGTCGGCGCGTGCCTGCTACGGCCCGGCAACGGCCGTGGGGGTGGGGTTTGCCCGCGAGCGAAGCAATGCGGGCCACGCGCGAGCGAAGCGACGCGCGAGCGGGGCGGGGGCAAGGGGAGGGGCGGCAGCCCCTCCCCCAAGGGAGGGGACCGGGGAGGGGAACCCCTCCCCGGGCTTGGGCAGGAGCGGCGGGGGCGAGACGACGCGGGCGGGTTCATGTGTCACGGGCTCTGGCATGAGGTGCTGACACTCCACTCATGGGGGCGGTTACGCGGGTGGGTGAGGGGGGCGGGTGGCGGGCTACCTCTCCGAGCCCCCGGCGTGGTTACGCGTAGCGAGCAATTGATGACTGGTATAGATGCGGGGTGGCTATCCGCTGGAGGGGGGATGGCTGCTCACAGGGGCGTCTAGGGCTGGGTGGCTACGTGGCTCGCCTTAGGCGCCCACACATCAAGATCAATTCCGCGGGACGGTGGCCCGCGTCCCGCCCGGCTCGGCCGGGCGGGCTTGATGTACTAGGGAAACTCATCACACACGCCGCTGGCTGGGCTTTTCGATGGTCGCGCCTCGCCAGGGAAGGGGTGTCCGTCCTTTCGCGCCCTGGTGGGGCTTTGCTGTGCTGGCGGCTATCGGGTTGCGGCCTGGGTAGCTGGAGAGGCGACCTCGCCCGGGATCCTCCCTGCGTGTCACGCCGACTCGGGCGAGGCCGCCACTCGCGCGGGATGTGGCTGGCCAAGTCAGCTCCCGGGGACGGGACACCCCCCGATGCCGTCCCCGGGGCTGACTCATGCGCTTGGCTTGGCTACCAAGCTCCGGCCTTAGGGCTCCATACGGTGACCGGTCGGCCTTCTATGAGCAGGAGAAGAACCGCAGGTTCAGCATGCGGGGTCGGCGCGCTATGAGGAAGCATTCGGGCGGGCGCGGCGCGACGACATATGCACTTTTGACCTGGGAAGATTAGCGATGACCTCGTCCGGGATGGGTCGCACGTGCTCTCCGTTCCTCGGGCGAGGTCGCCTGCTGTCCGGCCCTAGCATGCGGGACACGGTCTGGCATGCCGGTATGCCGTAGCGGTATGACGCTGAACCATTCGAACGCGCGTTCGAGTACTGCCTGCCAAGGTGGGTGTCACGGGGACACCCCAGAGGCAGGGAGAGACGTATGCGCTTCCCGATCGACACGAGTCAGCTCGGGTTCACGGTCGCCTCGCCGCCGACTCCGGCGAAGGACTTCGCGACCAAGAAAGTCAAGGTGACCGAGGACGGTCTACCGATCATGGTGGTCCGGTTGCTGGCGATGGACGGCAGCGACTCCACGATGATCAAGTTCAACCTGGCGGGGGAACAGCATCACCTGGTGCCGGGCCTGCCGGTGCGGGTGGAAGGTCTGGCCTACGGCACGGCGAAGGACGGGGACGTTCGCTGGTGGAGCGCCACGGGCGTGGTGCCGCTCAACGGCGGCGCGGGCCACATCGCTCCCGCGTCGAACGGCTCCCCGGCGGCCGGTGAGCAGGGCGCGGCGGCGGGCACGCGGGGGCGTAACCCGATCGGGGCCGCGCGCCACTCGGTGGCCTCGGCGGCGGGCGAGTCGTCCGGGGGCGAGGGCTGATGGATCTGGTCATCGCCCCGACCGAGAACGCGCGGGTGCACACCTGGCGCTTACCGCACGGCTGGCCACTGCTCAGCTTCGCCAGCATGACGGGTCAGCTCGTGGTGGTGCGCGTGGATCACCTGTCCCCCTCCGGCGCGGCGTGGTTCGCCTCGGCGCTGTCGCGCTCGGCGGCGGTCTTCGCCTCGGAGGTCCTGGGCTGCTTCGGCGAGGGTGAGCCGGGCTGGCTGCTGCGCGGACACGGCCCGGACGGCAGACCGGATCTGACGGACGCCGCTCCGGTGTTCGCCGGGGATCCGCCCGCCGTGGCGGGCGCGCGGCTGCACTCCCTCACCCACCAACCCCCCTACCCCGGCGACGGGGACGGGGACGCGGGCGAGGTGGCGACATGACGGGGCTGGTGGGTCCGCAGGTTCCCGGGCGTCCCTCGGGACTGCCCCCGGCAATCGAGATGCCCGCCGTGCCGATCCGGGCGCAATCCACCCCCGGCTCGCGGCTGACGGTGTACGTGCTGCGTCCGGCGTGGCTGGCCCGGCGCGAGATCGCCCTGACGGCTGCCGTGCTCGCCTCGGTGGGCGGCGGCTGGACGTACGGTGGCTGGCCGATCGCGGTGGCGGTGGCGGTCTGCCTGCTGGGTGCGCTCGGCGGGGTTCCTGCCGTGCGGGGCTGGCTGGTGGATCTGCTGTGGCGGGCGCACGTGATCCGCCGCTGGGATCGGGCGGCCCGCTTCGCCGGACTGGCCACGCACAACGACCGCATCCCCCGCGTGATGAACGCGGAGCGGACGGCGGCCGGGGAACGGCTGCTCGTCCGTGTCCCCAAGGGTGGCGCGGCCTGCGACGTGGAAGACCGCGCCCCATGGCTGGCGGCCTCGCTGGAAGCCTCCGCCGTGCGGGTGGCGGTCGATGAGAGCAACGCCCGGTACGCGCACGTGGAGGTGATCCGGCGTGATCCCCTCGACGGGTTCGGCGTGCTGGCCTGGCCGTGGGCCGATGCGCCCGATCAGGGCTGGGTGACCAGCGCGTGGGATCCGATCCCGGTCGGCGTGTCGGAGACCGGGGAACTGGTCACGGTCTCGCTGCTCAGCGACGGCCCTGAACAGGTCACGGGCGGCGGCCTAGACCAGATCGAGGGGAGGCCGGGCCGGTGAGTGTGCACACGATCATCGGCGGCGGCCCGGATGCGGGCAAGTCGGTCTCCCTGCACACGCTGATCGCGGGTCTGATGCTGGACCCCGCGACACAGGGCGTGCTGATCGACGGCAAGCGGGGCGTGGAGCTGGCCTGCTGGGAGCAAGTGGCCTACGGCGGGATCCGCACGGACATCGACAGCGCGACGGCGGGCCTGCAATGGGCGCGCGATCAGATGGAGGAGCGTTACGGCTACCTGGCCGCGTCCGGCGCACGGAAGATCACGCGCGGGATGGGTTACGGGGTGCTGGCCGTGGTCATCGACGAACTGGCCACGTTCACGCTCCACCCCGAGAAGAAGAAGCGCGAGGCGTTCCTGGTGCCTCTGCATGAGCTGGGTGCGCGGGGGCGCGCGGCGGCGGTACGCGTGATCGCGGCCACGCAGAAACCCGGCTCGGACGTGGTGCCGACCTACATCCGGGATCTGTTCGATACCCGGTGGGCGCTGCGCTGCACGACGCGGGAAGCCTCTGACACCGTGCTGGGCTCGGGCTGGGCGACGCGGGGCGTGGATGCCTCGACCATCCCCCTGGGATCGCCCGGGGTCGGCTACCTGCTGGCCGGCTCGGCCGGGCCGGTCCGTCAGAAGGGCTTCTACCTGTCCGACCGGCAACTGTCCGACCTGGCGGCGTATGCGGCTGAGCTGCGCGCCACGACTCTCACCCCCTGGAGATGACCATGCATGACACGCTCACTGACCGGACGCGCGACATCCACGACAGCACGGAGTACGTCACTCCTCGGCCGGTCCGCATCGCTCAGGGCTGGATGTACGTCCAAGCCTTCCTCGGGATCGCTGCCAGTGTCCTGCTGGTCGCTCTGCTGGCACCGTCCGGCCCGCTGCCGGGGGGCGTCTGGGCGCTCATCGGTGTGTCCGTCGCCTTCTACGTCGGGCTCGGCGTGCTGGGCGGGCTGCTCGACTCGCGCCGCCGCTGGATCCGCGTTACGGCGCTGATCCTGGAGACCCTGATGATCATTCAGGGCGGCGTCTCGATGATCACCGGCCCGAACCTGGGCACGGCGGTCGGTCTGATCGTCGCCGTCGTCGCCGTGCGCTACCTCGCCCACGAGGAGACCGCGCGCTGGCTGCACCGCTGACGCCCGGTCAGCTCAACAACCTGTCCAAGAGATCAACTGTTCCGCAAACACAAAGGAGAAACGATCATGTTCAAGCCGTCCACCGTCTTCGCGTCCGCCATCCTCGCCGCGACCCTGGCGGCGGTGCCCGTCACGACCGGCGCGGCCAACGCGGCGACGACGACGCAGACCACCACGCAGGCCAGCACGCAGGCCAGCGCGCAGGGCTCGGCGTCGGCGTGCCGAACCCTGCGGGTGACCGGGGTTAACGTCGCCATCCGCGACTTCCCCTTCGTCAACGGCCTGGTGCTGCGAACCGTCAACACGGGGACCGTCCTGACCACCTGCGAACTGGTGCGGGGCGAGCCGATCAACAGGTACCTCAACAAGTGCGGCAGGGACGGACGCAGTTGGTACAAGGTCCGTTCCGGCCGGACGAGCCTCACCGGTAGTCCGTTCGGGTACGTGCCCGCCACGTGCGTGCGCGTCGGCTGAGTCGCGACTGAAAGTCACCGTAGGTGAGCTGCCCGGCATCCGCTACGGACCGGGCAGCTTTCCGGAAACGGCTCTTACCTGCGGAAATACGGGAAATCGTTGAACCGGGCGGCGGGTCGGCGCGTACAACCCGTATCTGACAATCCCGTCCGAACGGACGGTCAAGACGTAAGACGGGGGTTTCCCCCGGGGATGGGGTCGCGGGCGATGCGGGGCTCTCCGCGACAAGGGAGACGACGACAAGGAGAAGACAGTGCGGATGTGGGTCACCGAGGGGGAACTGGTGGAGATCGGTGAGGCTTACGCGGCCGAACGGTTCGTGAGCTGGCTGAAGAAGTACGGGGAGAAGGAACTGGAGCGGACCCTGAGGGAGTTCGTTCACTCGCCGTGGGGGCACGGCGGGCTCGGCGCGGGGCTGCTGTCCGATGACAAGGACCTGGAGGCGCTGCGCGATGCGGTGCTGGAGCGGTGGGAGCCGATCAGGGCGGGCGGCTGATCGTCGGCTCTAGATCAGGCGGGGGTCTAGAGCGGGCGGTGTTCGCACGAGCGGGGGCGGCGAGTGGGGGCCGCTCCTGATGCGGATCGCCTGAAGGAACGGGGAGATTGTCAGATGATCAAGAGTCAGACGGTACTCGGGCAGATGATCGCCCGCATGGCTGATGAAGATGACTACCGGCGTTGGACGGCTCAGGTGGAACGGGCCGGGCACTGTGTGCGGCCGGTGCGGCTGGTCGGCTCGGCGATGACGGTGAACGCGGCGACGGGCGAGATTGAAGCCACCTACGCCAGCGAGCAAGAGCCGGGCGGGGCGCTGCTGGTGGCGTGTAAGGACCGCCGCGAAAGCGTCTGCCCGCCATGTGCGGCCCGCTATCGCGCCGATGCCTGGCACGTGTTCGCCGGTGGCGTGACGCCGGATGATGGCGGTGATCAGGTGGGGCATCCGATGGTGCTGGCCACGTTCACCGCGCCCAGCTTCGGACGCGTGCATGCTGCCCGTGATGGCGGGGTGTGCCGGGCCGCTCGGGGTGGTAGACGGGGCAAGCGGACGTGCGAGCACGGTAGGCCGCTGTGGTGCCATGCGCGCCATGAGGCGGCTGACGGGATGGTGGGGGCTCCGCTGTGTGAGGACTGCGCCGACCTGGCCGGGCTGGTGCTGTGGAACGCCAGTGTCGGGGAGCTGTGGCGGCGCACGGTGATCTACGTCTATCGTGCGCTGGCGGCGCTGGCTCCTGCTCTGGATGGGCGGGCGGTGACGGTGCGGCGGGTGCGGGAGGTGCTGCGCATCTCGTACGCCAAGGTGGCCGAATTCCAGAAGCGTGGCGTGGTGCACCTGCATGTGCTCGCCCGGCTGGACGGCGTGAACCCCGATGACCCGGAACAGACGATCGCGCCCCCGGCGTGGGCCGATGTGAACCTGCTGACGGCAGCCTTGGCGCACGCGGCGGCGCGGGTCAGTGTCCCGCTTCCGGTCGTGGACGGGCGTGCGGCGGCGGTGGCACGCTGGGGCGCTCAACTGGACGTGCGGCCGGTGCAACCCCGCGAGGTGGACCGGGCACGGGTGGCGGGCTATCTGGCCAAATACGCGACCAAGACGGTTGGCGACAGCGTGAGCGGCCTGCCCTCCTCGCGTCCGCGTGCCGATGAACTGGACGTGGACGGGGGCGGCAGGATCCCGGCGCACGTGGCGGCCCTGACGGCGACAGTGCGCAGGTTGGCGCGGCTGGGTGCCTGCCGGGCGCTGCGGCTGGCACGGCACGTGCACACGCTCGGCTTTCGCGGGCACGTGACCTCCAAGAGCCGCCGCTACTCCACGACGTTCGCGGCCCTGCGCGAGGCGCGTCGGGCTTGGCGGCGGTCGCAGCGAGCACGCGAACGGGACCCGTGGGCGGGAGGGGACACGGGCCTGCCCGATGACGACAGGGCGGGAACGGTCCTGGTGGGTGACTGGCGGGTCGCCGGGATCGGCTACCGCACGCTAGGCGATCGGGTGCTGGCCGAAGTGCTCGGCCGTGAGCATCGGCAAGCCCGCGAAGTGCTGCGGCTGGGGCTTGCAGAGTAGATCGGCGCGGCGGCGGCCGGCAGTTGAGATGAGAGTCGCCATCAGGCAAAACGCGCCGAAGGCACCACCTTTGATCTTTGCTGTTGGTTGGTCTTTGGTGGCTGCATCCTGTGCTTGATCTATGGTGCGCAACCCACACCGTGGGTGGGTGGGTGGGCCGCCCCGAGCGCACACAGTAACGATCGACTACAGAGCGTACCCACTTGAGATGATCTTGGCGTGGGCGCGGTCCGGCCGGTGACGGGCTACGGTCGGCGTGGCTCTCCAAACGGGAAAGATGAATTACCGAATACCATTTCCCGTCATTGGTCAATTGCGGTACGCCATTCCTCATTCTTCTGCCTGGAAATGCCTCAAAAGATTGGCATGTATGGGCTGAATGTGCAATCGCGAAGCGATCCCGCACGGGCTTAGTCCTTCCAGGCTCCTGGCCCGTGGCTGGCCCGTGAACCCTCTGATGAAAGGTGACGAGAGATGAGCCGAGATGATTTCCTGACGATCGCCGATGCTCGCCGTATCCTGCAGGTTCCCCGATCGACGTTCTATCGGTGGCTGGCCACCGGGCGCGGCCCGGAAACATATCGAATTCCTAACGGCGAAAGACGAATAAAGCACGATGACTGGATAAAATGGTTAGAGAGTCAAAAAACGGAAATGGAAGGTGGCTGACGTGTCGGCAATCGACATCCAATTCTGGAAGATCCGCAAGCGTGAGGGGCGAAAGAAGCCCTGGGAGTTACGGTGGAGAATCAACACGGGAACCTATTCTCTGTCGTTCCTGACCAAAGCGCTAGCCCAGAAATTCCAGAGCAAGCTCACTCGGGCGGCCGAGACCGTAGGCGAAGAGTGGGACCTACGCACCGGGCAACCCCTGTCCTGGACCCGCCAGCAACGCACCTGGTTCGACCACTCCTGCGACGTGGCGGCGGCCGAATGGGACGGTGCGGCGGCCGGTAGCCGGCGGCGACTCGCCGAATCGTTAACCGAGATCACCATGAACATGCTGGGAGATTCCCCGCGCGCTCGACGCACCCGCCCCACCGACCAGGTCTTGCGTAGGGCGCTCAGTCAATGGGCCTACCGGCCCGGCCGGATCGCCTCCGAGGTCGTGCCTGACGACATCGCGGCGGCGCTTGCCTGGCTCGGCGACCACACCCGGCCGGTAGCTGAGCTGGCCGATGATGAACACCTGCGTGCCCTGCTGGCGGCGATCAAGAAACTCCAGAACGGCAAACAGGCGGCGGCCACGACTGCGCGCACCCGCCGGGCGATCCTCTTCAAGTGCCTGGACCGCGCCGTGTCGGCCAAACTGATCGCCCTCAACCCGCTATCGGCGATCAAGACCCGTCGTCGCCACATGGATGATGCGGTCTCCCCTGTGGTCGTGCCCACCCTGGCTCAGACTCGACGGCTGC
This region includes:
- a CDS encoding FtsK/SpoIIIE domain-containing protein, which gives rise to MHTIIGGGPDAGKSVSLHTLIAGLMLDPATQGVLIDGKRGVELACWEQVAYGGIRTDIDSATAGLQWARDQMEERYGYLAASGARKITRGMGYGVLAVVIDELATFTLHPEKKKREAFLVPLHELGARGRAAAVRVIAATQKPGSDVVPTYIRDLFDTRWALRCTTREASDTVLGSGWATRGVDASTIPLGSPGVGYLLAGSAGPVRQKGFYLSDRQLSDLAAYAAELRATTLTPWR
- a CDS encoding replication initiator, with product MIKSQTVLGQMIARMADEDDYRRWTAQVERAGHCVRPVRLVGSAMTVNAATGEIEATYASEQEPGGALLVACKDRRESVCPPCAARYRADAWHVFAGGVTPDDGGDQVGHPMVLATFTAPSFGRVHAARDGGVCRAARGGRRGKRTCEHGRPLWCHARHEAADGMVGAPLCEDCADLAGLVLWNASVGELWRRTVIYVYRALAALAPALDGRAVTVRRVREVLRISYAKVAEFQKRGVVHLHVLARLDGVNPDDPEQTIAPPAWADVNLLTAALAHAAARVSVPLPVVDGRAAAVARWGAQLDVRPVQPREVDRARVAGYLAKYATKTVGDSVSGLPSSRPRADELDVDGGGRIPAHVAALTATVRRLARLGACRALRLARHVHTLGFRGHVTSKSRRYSTTFAALREARRAWRRSQRARERDPWAGGDTGLPDDDRAGTVLVGDWRVAGIGYRTLGDRVLAEVLGREHRQAREVLRLGLAE
- a CDS encoding helix-turn-helix transcriptional regulator, with the protein product MSRDDFLTIADARRILQVPRSTFYRWLATGRGPETYRIPNGERRIKHDDWIKWLESQKTEMEGG
- a CDS encoding tyrosine-type recombinase/integrase — protein: MSAIDIQFWKIRKREGRKKPWELRWRINTGTYSLSFLTKALAQKFQSKLTRAAETVGEEWDLRTGQPLSWTRQQRTWFDHSCDVAAAEWDGAAAGSRRRLAESLTEITMNMLGDSPRARRTRPTDQVLRRALSQWAYRPGRIASEVVPDDIAAALAWLGDHTRPVAELADDEHLRALLAAIKKLQNGKQAAATTARTRRAILFKCLDRAVSAKLIALNPLSAIKTRRRHMDDAVSPVVVPTLAQTRRLLWAVRELRGHGQYRDRGPHLFALFCLIFYAGVRPSEGLHLKVEHCQLPMGGRWGSITLIGACPEVGELWTDDGERHDERGLKHRSRKTVRIVPIPPELVVILRGHLLTFPPAPDGRLFYDGPDRGKVPGGVYRSVWRRARKAALNPDEHVSEVARRPYDLRHANASMLIAAGVDTAEIARRLGHSIRTLLTTYAHWIKGGEDAANARIEAALSGETITDSALTCENGNDGPPTGQPDESGAA